In Thermocrinis minervae, a single genomic region encodes these proteins:
- a CDS encoding sensor domain-containing diguanylate cyclase, with the protein MTDQQSNQLFFFVWESKEHWKIKSVSPNVTQLTGYSPEDFSEGRVNYRDLIHPEDLPRVEREVKERILSGRDGWVHQDYRIITKEGLVKWVLDITTCVFCEEKKTSVYYSYLIDTTDRHEREEIFNTLVELSPVGMFLRQGDKLVYVNRALERITGYTKEELISLPVLELIHPKDKEKVKTVMALRDVGEKTPITYEVRLRKKGGKYIYVRISSSAALYRGKPAGVGVVIDITSMKKTEERLRYLSTHDYLTELYNRRAMEEFLQKELERSKRYGTPFSIILVDVDDFKKINDTLGHQVGDAVLKDLSKLILRNLRKSDVIGRWGGEEFLVILPMVKDPIPIAEKLRSKVQESFRGMVSISAGSTSYKEGDSMDTMLLRADKALYLAKSKGKNRVEYLE; encoded by the coding sequence ATGACAGACCAGCAGAGTAATCAGCTATTTTTCTTTGTTTGGGAAAGTAAAGAGCACTGGAAGATCAAGTCAGTATCTCCAAACGTTACACAGCTTACAGGCTACAGCCCAGAGGATTTTTCAGAAGGTAGGGTAAACTACAGAGATCTAATACATCCAGAAGACCTACCAAGGGTTGAAAGGGAAGTTAAAGAGCGCATCCTTTCGGGCAGGGATGGCTGGGTTCATCAGGACTACAGGATAATAACAAAAGAAGGTTTAGTGAAATGGGTGCTTGATATAACCACGTGTGTCTTTTGCGAAGAGAAAAAAACTTCAGTGTACTACAGCTATCTGATTGATACAACAGATAGACACGAAAGAGAAGAGATCTTTAACACTTTGGTTGAGCTTTCCCCTGTGGGCATGTTCCTAAGGCAAGGGGACAAGCTGGTATACGTAAACAGGGCGCTTGAGAGGATCACAGGCTACACAAAGGAAGAACTGATAAGTTTACCCGTCCTTGAGCTGATCCATCCTAAGGATAAAGAGAAGGTAAAGACGGTCATGGCGTTGAGGGACGTAGGTGAGAAAACACCCATTACATATGAGGTAAGGCTTAGGAAAAAAGGCGGGAAGTATATCTACGTTCGTATAAGCTCATCCGCGGCGCTTTACAGAGGTAAGCCTGCCGGTGTGGGTGTGGTTATAGACATAACCTCTATGAAAAAAACGGAGGAGAGGCTCAGATACCTTTCTACACATGATTACCTTACTGAACTCTACAACAGGAGAGCAATGGAGGAGTTTTTACAGAAGGAGCTAGAGAGATCTAAAAGGTATGGAACACCCTTCAGTATAATCCTTGTAGATGTAGATGACTTTAAGAAGATAAACGACACCTTAGGGCATCAGGTGGGTGATGCTGTACTAAAGGATCTTTCTAAGCTTATACTGAGGAACCTAAGGAAGTCAGACGTGATAGGTCGTTGGGGTGGTGAAGAGTTTCTGGTGATATTACCCATGGTAAAGGACCCTATACCCATCGCCGAAAAGCTAAGGAGCAAAGTCCAGGAGTCCTTTAGGGGGATGGTTAGCATATCTGCAGGGTCTACTAGCTACAAAGAAGGAGATTCTATGGATACTATGCTCTTAAGGGCTGATAAGGCTCTCTATTTGGCTAAATCAAAAGGTAAAAACAGAGTAGAGTACTTGGAATAG
- a CDS encoding sulfide dehydrogenase gives MRKLIWLGLMAISVVCFSGEESIRLKDGPGKELVMNSCATCHSLDYIQMNSVFMNKKQWEATVNKMVKTFKAPVDEKDIPAIVEYLTNFYGVRQ, from the coding sequence ATGAGGAAGCTTATATGGCTCGGTCTTATGGCCATTTCCGTAGTATGCTTCTCCGGAGAGGAGAGCATAAGGCTAAAGGACGGTCCAGGTAAAGAGCTGGTGATGAACAGTTGCGCTACCTGTCACAGTCTTGACTACATCCAGATGAACTCAGTCTTCATGAATAAGAAGCAGTGGGAAGCCACTGTAAACAAGATGGTTAAGACCTTTAAGGCACCCGTGGACGAAAAAGACATTCCAGCCATAGTGGAGTACCTTACGAATTTTTACGGAGTGAGGCAGTAA
- the miaB gene encoding tRNA (N6-isopentenyl adenosine(37)-C2)-methylthiotransferase MiaB produces the protein MKYYIKTFGCQMNFNDSERIRGILQTLGYEQAEDWQEADIILINTCTIREKPDQKVYSHLGEYRKIKEKNPKAIIGVCGCLAQRMGEELLKKAPDVDLMFSSFNMHQLPELINQVQAGYKAIAILENPPEDEDKLWEYPLVRDNQYCAYVTVMKGCDKNCTYCVVPSTRGRQRSRSLESILKEVKALVDDGVKEIHLLGQNVTAWGQDLGIPFEELLYQVASVEGVERIRFTTGHPKDLTESIAKAMGEIPQVCEHLHLPFQAGSNRILKLMDRGYTKEEYLEKIDMLRHYVKGITFSTDVIVGFPTETEEDFEETLDVLRKVKFEQVFSFKFSPRPGTPASTMHGQVPDEVKTERMSRLIELQKSILSQIAKSYEGTVQEVLFEDYKDGILIGRTRTNRWVSVVGPEELLGKTALVKVTASKPYSMEGVLV, from the coding sequence ATGAAGTACTACATAAAAACTTTTGGCTGTCAGATGAACTTTAACGACTCTGAGAGGATAAGGGGTATTTTACAGACCCTGGGTTACGAACAGGCAGAAGATTGGCAAGAAGCAGACATAATCCTTATAAACACATGCACCATAAGGGAAAAGCCAGACCAAAAGGTATACTCTCACCTAGGAGAGTACAGGAAGATAAAGGAGAAAAACCCTAAGGCCATAATAGGAGTTTGCGGTTGTCTTGCTCAAAGGATGGGAGAAGAGCTCCTCAAAAAAGCTCCAGATGTAGACCTTATGTTCTCTAGCTTTAACATGCATCAGCTTCCTGAACTGATAAACCAAGTACAGGCTGGCTACAAAGCTATAGCCATACTTGAAAACCCCCCAGAGGACGAGGACAAGCTTTGGGAATACCCTCTAGTTAGAGATAACCAATACTGTGCCTACGTGACTGTTATGAAAGGTTGCGATAAGAACTGCACTTACTGCGTGGTACCTTCCACAAGGGGTAGGCAAAGGTCTAGATCTTTAGAAAGCATACTAAAAGAGGTCAAGGCTCTAGTGGACGATGGTGTGAAAGAAATTCACCTACTTGGCCAAAACGTGACCGCATGGGGTCAAGACTTAGGTATACCCTTTGAGGAACTCCTATACCAGGTTGCAAGCGTAGAGGGTGTGGAGAGAATAAGGTTCACCACAGGCCACCCGAAAGATCTCACGGAGAGTATAGCTAAGGCCATGGGTGAGATACCGCAGGTCTGCGAACACCTTCACCTGCCCTTCCAAGCTGGTTCCAACAGGATACTAAAGCTCATGGACAGAGGGTACACAAAGGAAGAGTACCTGGAGAAGATAGACATGCTCAGGCACTACGTAAAGGGCATAACCTTCTCCACCGATGTGATCGTGGGCTTCCCTACGGAAACAGAGGAGGACTTTGAAGAAACCTTGGATGTCCTTAGAAAGGTGAAGTTTGAACAAGTATTTTCTTTCAAGTTCTCTCCAAGACCTGGTACACCAGCCTCCACCATGCATGGACAAGTGCCGGATGAAGTCAAGACGGAAAGGATGTCAAGACTGATAGAACTCCAAAAGTCTATACTCTCGCAAATAGCCAAGAGCTATGAGGGCACTGTTCAAGAGGTACTTTTTGAAGATTACAAGGACGGCATACTTATAGGGAGGACTAGGACCAACAGGTGGGTCTCGGTGGTTGGCCCCGAGGAACTTTTGGGAAAGACTGCTCTGGTAAAGGTGACTGCATCAAAGCCCTACAGCATGGAGGGAGTACTAGTATAA
- a CDS encoding polysaccharide deacetylase family protein — translation MKVLTYHSIGIPPKEARLKTLYVNPKAFERQIWLLKTLGFRFLRLSEVLSGNFSGKSVLLTFDDAYSDFFENAYPVLKRYNIPAVVFVPVMCVGKFNLWDWKELRVKKPIMSWDQIKMLVEEGFEIGSHTLTHPFLSRIPPEQAAREIEDSKKILEDKLGVEVVSFCYPYGDYNNMVRDMVARAGYRIAFTTKKGSFEDSPNIYEVRRITIFGNDLLPKFFLKCL, via the coding sequence ATGAAGGTCCTGACGTACCACAGCATAGGCATACCACCAAAGGAGGCAAGGCTGAAAACCCTTTACGTTAACCCAAAAGCCTTTGAAAGACAGATCTGGCTTTTGAAAACTCTGGGCTTTAGGTTTCTCAGACTATCAGAGGTACTTTCTGGGAACTTTTCCGGGAAGTCTGTCCTTCTAACCTTTGACGATGCATACTCGGACTTCTTTGAAAATGCTTATCCTGTGTTAAAAAGGTACAATATACCCGCCGTAGTGTTTGTTCCTGTGATGTGCGTAGGCAAGTTTAACCTGTGGGACTGGAAAGAGCTTAGAGTAAAGAAGCCTATAATGAGTTGGGATCAAATAAAAATGCTCGTGGAAGAAGGCTTTGAAATAGGCTCTCACACTCTTACACATCCATTCCTCTCGCGTATTCCACCGGAACAGGCAGCTAGGGAGATAGAGGATTCTAAAAAGATCCTTGAGGACAAACTGGGGGTTGAAGTAGTCTCCTTTTGCTATCCGTACGGAGATTATAACAACATGGTGAGGGATATGGTAGCTAGGGCAGGCTACAGGATAGCTTTTACTACCAAAAAAGGATCTTTTGAAGACAGCCCAAACATCTATGAGGTAAGAAGGATAACCATCTTTGGAAACGACTTATTACCAAAGTTTTTTCTGAAATGCTTATAG
- a CDS encoding response regulator transcription factor encodes MEDDPTLARTLKSLLEKLGFEVLISFDGKRGYELATTEEFDLILLDFLLPSMDGESLLKSLRQAGVNTPVLVLTVVSDVSKKVDLLSIGADDYLTKPFHLEELLARIKALIRRSYKKSSDLLKAGPVLVDTSKKKVYVNDREVMLTASEYSILEYLLLNRGKFVSRDEILLKALSSRSQPESNSVEVLISRLRKKLGIRDFIKSARGFGYIVE; translated from the coding sequence ATAGAGGATGATCCCACGTTAGCGAGGACTTTAAAATCTCTTCTAGAAAAGCTGGGCTTTGAGGTCCTAATTTCCTTTGATGGAAAGAGAGGTTACGAGCTTGCTACAACTGAGGAGTTTGACCTCATACTGCTGGACTTTCTCCTACCTTCCATGGACGGTGAAAGCTTACTTAAGTCTTTAAGACAGGCGGGGGTAAACACCCCCGTCCTTGTACTTACCGTCGTCTCGGACGTGTCCAAAAAGGTAGACCTGTTAAGCATAGGAGCTGATGACTACCTTACCAAACCTTTCCATTTGGAAGAACTGCTTGCAAGGATAAAGGCCTTAATAAGAAGAAGTTATAAGAAGAGTTCAGACCTGTTGAAAGCAGGACCAGTGCTAGTGGATACATCAAAGAAGAAGGTTTACGTTAACGACAGGGAAGTGATGTTAACAGCCAGTGAATACTCCATACTAGAATATCTACTCCTAAACAGGGGTAAGTTTGTGAGCAGAGACGAGATACTTTTAAAGGCACTATCTTCCAGGAGCCAACCTGAGAGTAACAGCGTGGAGGTGCTCATATCCCGACTTAGAAAGAAGCTTGGGATCAGAGATTTCATAAAATCCGCCAGAGGTTTCGGATACATAGTGGAATGA
- a CDS encoding glycosyltransferase family 4 protein, whose translation MLIAWLNANPNPNFGGTELHTLQMIKELSKRKVPLVLLCAEGSYVDRNAPKGIEKFYLTIGNSLALYNTLKLYQLLKHIKPYVLVANNGKEYPNALLAGKLASVRVAFFRHMERMKNPLVRRFVFPYVDMFFAVSDHVRQKLIQEGVKPDKVRVIYNPVDEERFYYKPKEENSIRILFVGKLDEGKGIFDLLEAFRLLMTERKDVTLVYVGDGKHKESLFQRIHSLGLTQKVKLVGYTHNVEDYYRNAHVVVIPSKYTEAFPRVALEALACGCTLVASDVGGTKEAIIEGKNGFVFRAGDIEDLLLKLKLAIENWKSFSQASLELYRNKFSTDRVIDNFLGALQSLSKVI comes from the coding sequence ATGCTTATAGCGTGGTTAAACGCCAATCCAAACCCCAACTTTGGTGGGACAGAACTCCACACATTGCAGATGATAAAAGAGCTCAGCAAGAGAAAGGTGCCCCTAGTTCTCCTGTGTGCTGAGGGATCTTATGTAGACAGAAACGCACCCAAAGGTATAGAAAAGTTCTACCTAACCATAGGAAATAGCCTTGCTCTCTACAACACTCTAAAGCTGTATCAACTCCTTAAGCACATAAAGCCTTATGTCCTTGTAGCTAACAACGGCAAGGAGTATCCCAACGCTCTTTTGGCTGGAAAGTTAGCTAGTGTAAGGGTTGCCTTCTTTAGACACATGGAGAGGATGAAAAATCCCCTTGTAAGAAGGTTTGTCTTTCCCTATGTGGACATGTTCTTCGCAGTGAGTGATCACGTAAGACAAAAGCTTATACAGGAGGGTGTAAAACCAGACAAGGTTAGGGTGATCTACAACCCTGTTGACGAGGAGAGGTTTTACTACAAGCCAAAGGAGGAAAACTCTATAAGAATACTCTTTGTAGGAAAGCTCGACGAAGGGAAAGGTATCTTTGACCTTCTTGAAGCCTTCAGACTTCTCATGACCGAAAGGAAAGATGTAACCCTTGTTTACGTAGGTGATGGTAAGCATAAAGAATCACTCTTCCAACGCATTCATTCCCTCGGGCTTACCCAAAAGGTAAAGCTTGTAGGATACACTCACAACGTGGAAGATTATTACAGAAATGCCCATGTAGTTGTAATACCTTCCAAGTACACAGAAGCTTTTCCAAGAGTAGCCCTTGAGGCATTGGCATGTGGATGTACCCTGGTAGCTTCTGACGTAGGTGGAACAAAGGAGGCAATAATAGAAGGTAAGAATGGCTTTGTCTTCAGAGCCGGAGACATAGAAGACCTTTTGTTAAAGTTAAAGCTTGCCATAGAAAACTGGAAAAGCTTCTCACAAGCATCCCTTGAGCTCTACAGGAATAAATTTTCCACAGATAGGGTGATAGACAATTTCCTCGGGGCTTTACAATCTCTCTCAAAAGTAATATAA
- a CDS encoding ABC transporter ATP-binding protein: MKAITLRDVSKEYGNVKALKSINLEIMSGEFVGIMGPSGSGKSTLLYLIAGLEKPTSGSIEVLGTDVTSMKEDQLSEFRKNNMAFVFQFYYLLEDFNVLENLTIVGELARVKEPKKKALELLDYLRLSHRKNHKPNQLSGGEQQRVAIGRALMLEPKIILADEPTGNLDMEDSLRIFNLFKSLNEEKGITFLIATHNVELTSYFGRIVRLRDGMLV, translated from the coding sequence ATGAAAGCTATTACTTTACGGGATGTGAGCAAAGAATACGGTAACGTAAAGGCTCTAAAGAGTATAAACCTGGAGATAATGAGTGGGGAATTTGTGGGTATCATGGGTCCTTCTGGTTCTGGCAAGAGTACTCTCCTGTACCTCATAGCTGGTTTGGAAAAGCCAACGAGCGGCAGCATAGAGGTGCTTGGTACTGATGTCACGAGCATGAAAGAAGACCAACTTTCGGAGTTTCGTAAGAACAACATGGCCTTTGTGTTTCAGTTTTACTACCTTCTGGAAGACTTCAACGTACTTGAAAACCTTACCATAGTAGGTGAACTTGCGAGGGTAAAAGAGCCTAAAAAGAAAGCCTTGGAGCTTTTGGATTACCTTAGACTTTCCCACAGAAAGAACCATAAACCTAATCAACTGTCCGGTGGTGAACAGCAGAGGGTGGCAATAGGTAGGGCTCTTATGTTAGAGCCTAAGATAATACTGGCGGACGAACCTACGGGAAACCTAGACATGGAAGACAGTTTGCGCATCTTTAATCTGTTTAAGAGTCTAAACGAGGAGAAGGGAATAACCTTTCTGATAGCTACACATAACGTGGAGCTCACAAGCTACTTTGGTAGGATCGTAAGACTCAGGGATGGGATGCTTGTTTAG
- a CDS encoding molybdopterin-dependent oxidoreductase: MDRRSFLRNSLVATAGGILLPKMALSAVDPRLLGGAEKELPSGVLEEQVLEALPGKKPLIKKTYRAPNYETPVTYFEEIFTPNEAFFVRYHLSNIPMVDEKTWRLRIGGDAVERPLELSLDDLKKNFEQVEIVALCQCSGNRRGLMKPHVPGVQWGYGAMGNAKWKGVRLKDILNKAGIKANALEVVLNGADGPVLNEPDFVKSIPIWKALDENVILAYEMNDQPLPHWNGFPVRVVVPGWTATYWIKHIVSIDVVSQPYKGFWMATAYRLPLGKFPMVERFTSQETAVNTPITEIVVNSLMLHPRDKQIFRRGQVIEVKGLAWDAGYGIKMVEVSIDGGKTWREAELGKDYGRFSWRQWKYTFKADKKGKYVIMAKATNRIGQTQTFELIWNPAGYHHNVVQRVEINVV, from the coding sequence ATGGACAGGAGAAGCTTTCTAAGAAACTCGCTGGTTGCTACCGCAGGTGGAATACTTTTACCTAAGATGGCCCTATCTGCGGTAGACCCGAGGCTCCTGGGAGGTGCGGAAAAGGAACTGCCTTCTGGTGTACTTGAAGAGCAGGTGTTAGAGGCTCTACCCGGTAAGAAACCCCTCATAAAGAAAACCTACAGAGCACCAAACTACGAGACCCCTGTCACCTATTTTGAAGAGATCTTTACTCCCAACGAGGCCTTTTTTGTGAGGTATCACCTTTCAAACATACCCATGGTAGATGAAAAGACCTGGAGGTTGAGGATAGGTGGAGATGCTGTAGAAAGACCTTTGGAGCTGTCGCTGGATGATCTAAAGAAGAACTTTGAACAGGTGGAGATAGTAGCACTTTGCCAATGTTCTGGCAACAGAAGAGGTCTGATGAAACCTCACGTACCGGGTGTACAGTGGGGTTATGGAGCTATGGGTAACGCCAAATGGAAAGGTGTAAGGCTAAAAGACATCTTAAACAAGGCTGGTATAAAGGCCAACGCCCTTGAGGTGGTGCTAAACGGTGCAGATGGACCCGTACTCAACGAGCCTGACTTTGTCAAAAGTATACCTATCTGGAAGGCTCTGGATGAAAACGTGATACTTGCTTACGAGATGAACGACCAGCCGCTGCCACATTGGAACGGTTTTCCAGTAAGGGTAGTAGTTCCTGGTTGGACTGCCACATACTGGATAAAACACATAGTGTCCATAGACGTAGTATCCCAACCATACAAAGGCTTTTGGATGGCTACAGCTTACCGTCTGCCTTTGGGCAAGTTCCCTATGGTGGAAAGGTTTACCTCCCAAGAGACTGCCGTCAACACACCCATAACTGAGATAGTGGTGAACTCCCTTATGCTACATCCTAGAGACAAACAGATATTCAGAAGGGGCCAGGTCATAGAGGTAAAGGGCTTGGCTTGGGACGCAGGCTACGGTATAAAGATGGTAGAAGTATCCATAGATGGCGGTAAGACATGGAGAGAGGCCGAGCTCGGAAAAGACTACGGTAGGTTCTCTTGGAGACAATGGAAGTACACCTTCAAAGCAGACAAGAAGGGCAAGTACGTCATAATGGCTAAGGCCACCAACCGCATAGGTCAAACGCAGACCTTTGAACTCATATGGAACCCTGCCGGTTATCATCACAACGTAGTTCAAAGAGTAGAGATAAACGTGGTATGA
- a CDS encoding serine/threonine protein kinase, with product MREISEGSILFETYKVLSFLGEGIFGKVYKVLVLKGRYKGKVLAMKIAKDPNTVHYLMKEAQTLLLFNHPHIVSLISYIHKKDTHELFVLYELMDTDLKTHVLSRGTLSEEEALRVLFHVSQGLDYIHRRGYIHGDIKPENIFGKKVLRDVLWKLGDFSLVRIRGSGALVDVKGTVGYIAPEVFKGEVHRSSDVYSLGCVLYFMLTGRHPFYSENPSESLKKNKEGLLTFPEGLSPQMEHLLERMLSKDHTRRFKNAGELLDYLIKNRLS from the coding sequence ATGAGAGAGATATCGGAGGGTAGTATACTTTTTGAAACTTACAAAGTACTTTCCTTTCTTGGAGAAGGTATCTTTGGAAAGGTTTACAAAGTTTTAGTGCTAAAGGGGAGGTATAAGGGTAAAGTTTTAGCTATGAAGATAGCAAAAGATCCTAACACGGTGCATTATCTTATGAAAGAAGCTCAAACTCTGTTGCTCTTTAACCATCCTCATATAGTGTCTCTTATAAGCTACATACATAAGAAGGATACACACGAGCTTTTTGTATTGTATGAGCTTATGGATACAGACCTTAAGACCCATGTGTTATCAAGGGGAACTCTCTCTGAGGAAGAAGCTTTAAGGGTGTTGTTTCATGTTTCACAAGGGCTGGACTACATACACAGAAGGGGTTACATTCACGGAGATATAAAACCTGAAAACATATTTGGTAAAAAAGTGCTCAGGGATGTCCTCTGGAAGCTTGGTGATTTTAGCCTAGTGCGTATCAGAGGATCGGGTGCTTTGGTGGATGTAAAGGGTACTGTGGGCTACATAGCACCCGAAGTTTTTAAGGGTGAGGTTCATAGAAGTAGCGACGTGTACTCTCTAGGATGTGTTCTTTACTTTATGCTAACAGGTAGGCACCCTTTCTATTCTGAGAATCCGTCGGAATCTTTAAAGAAAAACAAGGAAGGCTTGTTAACCTTTCCAGAGGGTCTTTCTCCTCAGATGGAACATCTTCTGGAAAGGATGCTTTCCAAGGATCATACAAGAAGGTTTAAGAATGCAGGGGAACTGTTGGATTATCTTATAAAAAACAGGTTATCATGA
- a CDS encoding sensor histidine kinase, translating into MIRSLTTRFRLLGFTFFILITLLHLVLYYMVSYALFSSIDKHLLEDTQTFESSYLSGSQPERSSIEVYTVRTPQGYVLDSSEDILLPPPSSVKELPQISTVKVNDNYYRMISYRMNNNFIAQYAINISSEISFLHTFKKLLFLSWFFFVCLLILLYLFILTPIQRSIVHLGEAITREELNRVYTYKEFEPLVSKFREYTEKLKELSLRQKNLLLALVHSVKTPLSVAILMIEDAILSGRKDLDPLKEELWRLENNINLFLRMAKLEESKAIVSLERLDILSLIMDSLRLYDRSRLKLKGKSCYVFSDRQILLEILNILLDNAFRHGVNNCKVRVLIKDKPSYAEVLISNLSEKPIQPDKMFKPFEGKYTGIGLYVAKNLAQVVGADITIRQKQISRGIYLIVVKLTVPKQASHP; encoded by the coding sequence ATGATAAGATCTCTCACTACAAGGTTTAGGCTATTAGGTTTCACGTTCTTTATACTCATCACCTTACTTCACCTTGTTCTTTACTACATGGTAAGCTATGCCCTATTTTCATCGATAGACAAACACCTTTTAGAGGATACTCAGACGTTTGAATCTTCTTATCTCTCTGGAAGCCAACCGGAAAGGAGTAGTATTGAAGTTTACACAGTGAGAACACCGCAAGGATACGTGCTTGACAGCTCAGAGGATATTTTACTTCCACCACCATCTTCTGTGAAAGAGCTTCCACAGATTAGCACCGTGAAGGTTAACGACAATTACTATAGGATGATAAGCTACAGGATGAACAACAACTTCATAGCACAGTACGCTATAAACATCTCCTCAGAAATATCCTTTCTACATACGTTTAAAAAGCTTCTTTTTTTATCTTGGTTTTTCTTTGTATGCTTACTTATCTTACTTTACTTATTCATTCTGACACCTATACAGAGGTCTATAGTCCACCTTGGAGAAGCTATAACCAGGGAAGAATTAAACCGCGTGTATACCTACAAAGAGTTTGAACCTCTAGTTAGCAAGTTTAGAGAGTACACAGAAAAGCTAAAAGAGCTATCCTTAAGACAGAAAAACTTACTTCTTGCGTTAGTTCATTCTGTAAAAACTCCTCTCTCTGTAGCCATACTCATGATAGAGGATGCTATACTTTCGGGAAGAAAGGATTTAGACCCTCTAAAGGAAGAGCTTTGGAGACTTGAGAACAACATCAACCTCTTCCTCAGGATGGCAAAGCTTGAGGAAAGTAAGGCGATCGTAAGCTTGGAAAGACTAGACATTCTTTCCCTTATCATGGACAGCCTAAGGCTGTACGACAGAAGTAGGCTTAAACTAAAAGGTAAAAGCTGTTACGTTTTCTCTGACAGGCAAATACTGCTGGAAATACTTAACATACTTTTGGACAATGCCTTTAGACACGGTGTGAACAACTGTAAGGTGAGGGTTTTGATAAAAGACAAGCCTTCTTACGCGGAAGTCCTCATAAGCAACCTATCTGAAAAGCCAATACAACCTGATAAGATGTTTAAACCCTTTGAGGGCAAGTATACAGGTATAGGTCTATACGTGGCTAAAAACCTAGCACAGGTAGTAGGAGCCGACATAACCATAAGACAGAAACAGATTTCTAGAGGTATCTACCTAATAGTCGTAAAGCTAACCGTTCCTAAACAAGCATCCCATCCCTGA
- a CDS encoding type 1 glutamine amidotransferase translates to MKRVLAIRHVFIEDLGMWESILRNLGFDVDYLDTAQGQRLLRPLEDYSLLVVLGGYMGAYEENLYPFLSYEFRVMEEAIKKDIAVLGVCLGAQMLAKMLGARVYKGEEGKEIGWMEVYKVSEHPYFEAFPEKLLVFQWHGDTFDLPAGAVRVYSSRKYSNQAFVYGKAVGLQFHLEVDKLSLQRWIEVYTDELKQEGIEPTEILNIGDEHVHMLKNLSESLLSKLLFA, encoded by the coding sequence ATGAAAAGAGTATTGGCTATAAGACACGTTTTTATTGAAGACCTTGGTATGTGGGAAAGTATACTAAGAAACTTGGGCTTTGATGTGGATTATCTAGATACTGCACAAGGTCAAAGGCTTTTAAGACCTCTTGAAGATTACAGCCTGCTTGTTGTCCTTGGGGGCTACATGGGTGCCTACGAGGAAAATCTATACCCTTTCCTGTCTTACGAGTTCAGGGTAATGGAAGAAGCCATAAAGAAAGACATAGCTGTTTTGGGAGTATGTTTGGGAGCTCAGATGCTTGCCAAGATGTTGGGTGCAAGAGTATACAAAGGAGAAGAGGGTAAAGAAATAGGTTGGATGGAAGTTTACAAGGTTTCAGAACATCCTTACTTTGAAGCTTTTCCAGAAAAGCTCTTAGTTTTCCAATGGCATGGGGATACTTTTGACCTTCCAGCGGGAGCAGTTAGAGTTTACTCCTCAAGAAAGTATTCTAATCAAGCCTTTGTTTATGGGAAGGCTGTTGGTCTGCAGTTCCATTTAGAGGTGGACAAACTATCGCTACAAAGATGGATAGAAGTGTACACGGATGAGTTAAAGCAGGAAGGTATAGAGCCTACGGAGATCCTTAACATTGGAGACGAGCACGTGCACATGTTGAAGAACCTTTCGGAAAGTTTGCTATCTAAACTACTGTTCGCATGA
- a CDS encoding bifunctional nuclease family protein encodes MIEMFVQGISLDPVSQMPIVLLRAKDDEETILPIWIGGFEAESILRELQGVQPPRPMTYELTKNIIQQLGGRLEKVVISDLKDSTYYAEIYITQGTNTLVIDSRPSDAINLALRFGAPIFVNPEVLEKSHVPKPEPEEEEEEKKKLREWLENLRPEDFEKGLS; translated from the coding sequence ATGATAGAGATGTTCGTGCAGGGTATAAGTCTTGATCCAGTGTCTCAGATGCCCATAGTACTCCTAAGGGCTAAGGATGACGAGGAGACAATCCTCCCCATATGGATAGGTGGATTTGAGGCGGAGAGCATACTAAGGGAACTGCAGGGTGTCCAACCCCCAAGACCCATGACCTACGAGCTTACCAAAAACATCATACAGCAGCTTGGCGGAAGACTTGAAAAGGTAGTCATAAGCGACCTAAAAGACAGTACATACTATGCTGAGATCTACATAACTCAAGGAACAAACACCTTAGTTATAGACTCAAGACCTAGCGATGCTATAAACCTAGCCCTTAGATTTGGAGCTCCCATCTTTGTAAACCCTGAAGTCTTAGAAAAATCGCATGTACCAAAGCCTGAACCAGAGGAGGAAGAGGAAGAAAAGAAAAAACTAAGAGAATGGCTTGAAAATCTAAGACCAGAAGACTTTGAAAAGGGTCTAAGTTGA